From Deferrisoma camini S3R1, the proteins below share one genomic window:
- a CDS encoding N-acetylmuramoyl-L-alanine amidase family protein yields MRVLIDPGHGGEDPGAVAAGVREADLALDVALRLAQELVDQRCVPILTRYTNVTTPLAARAEIERRVEPDLFVSVHCNAADNQAASGMEVWTSPGETPADRAATAILESLSAAFPDRRVRADWEDGDPDREARFYVLRKTRAPAVLVEMEFLTNPYGLEFLTRESNRSRMAEAIASGALQWLRQRGVA; encoded by the coding sequence GTGCGCGTTCTGATCGATCCAGGCCACGGAGGCGAAGATCCCGGAGCGGTCGCGGCCGGCGTGCGGGAGGCCGACCTCGCGCTCGACGTGGCCCTACGGCTGGCCCAGGAGCTCGTGGACCAGCGTTGTGTCCCGATCCTCACCCGGTACACGAACGTCACCACGCCGCTCGCGGCCCGGGCGGAGATCGAGCGGCGGGTGGAGCCAGACCTGTTCGTGTCGGTGCACTGCAATGCTGCCGACAACCAGGCGGCTTCTGGGATGGAGGTGTGGACCTCCCCCGGCGAGACCCCGGCCGATCGGGCGGCCACCGCGATCCTGGAATCGCTTTCGGCCGCCTTCCCGGATCGCCGAGTTCGCGCCGACTGGGAAGACGGCGACCCGGACCGGGAGGCGCGGTTCTATGTGCTGCGCAAGACCCGGGCGCCGGCCGTGTTGGTGGAGATGGAGTTCCTGACCAACCCATACGGACTTGAGTTCCTGACGCGCGAGAGCAACCGGTCCCGCATGGCCGAAGCCATCGCGTCGGGGGCTCTGCAATGGCTCAGACAGCGAGGTGTGGCATGA
- a CDS encoding DUF1833 family protein, with translation MRTLSAAATRAITAQETGEAFLLLLTIDHPDLTQPIRVARNGEDVVSRGNTYTAYPFEIEIPEERGDRPPRVRLVLDNVDRQITEAIRPLTSSPTVTLEVVLASSPDTVEAGPYDFTIRNITYDAQVITAELAYEDVLNLRFPADRFTPNLFPGLF, from the coding sequence ATGAGGACCCTTTCGGCGGCGGCCACCCGGGCGATCACGGCACAGGAGACCGGCGAGGCGTTTTTGCTGCTCCTCACCATCGACCACCCGGACCTCACCCAGCCGATCCGGGTGGCGCGAAACGGCGAGGACGTCGTGAGCCGGGGCAACACCTACACGGCCTACCCCTTCGAGATCGAGATCCCCGAGGAACGGGGGGACCGGCCGCCCCGGGTGCGCCTGGTGCTCGACAACGTGGACCGGCAGATCACCGAGGCGATCCGGCCGCTCACGAGCTCGCCCACCGTGACCCTGGAGGTGGTGCTGGCGTCGAGTCCCGACACGGTGGAGGCCGGCCCCTACGATTTCACGATCCGCAACATCACCTACGACGCCCAGGTGATCACGGCCGAGCTCGCGTACGAGGACGTGCTGAACCTGCGGTTCCCTGCGGACCGTTTCACCCCGAACCTGTTCCCGGGGCTCTTCTGA
- a CDS encoding C40 family peptidase yields the protein MGDLPAWAAEYVGLPFRPHGRGPDGYDCWGLVRRVLAERWGVDLPGYDGRYATVTDPRIAETIEAEARAWRRVDPAEARPGDVVVLRVLSLPLHTGVLVAPPAFLHVMEGVDSVIDRLDRAHWARRIVGVYRHAALA from the coding sequence ATGGGTGATCTGCCGGCGTGGGCCGCCGAGTACGTGGGCCTGCCGTTTCGGCCCCACGGCCGGGGCCCCGACGGGTACGACTGCTGGGGGCTCGTGCGGCGGGTGCTCGCCGAGCGCTGGGGCGTGGATCTCCCCGGCTACGACGGTCGCTACGCGACCGTGACGGACCCGCGGATCGCCGAGACCATCGAGGCCGAGGCCCGGGCCTGGCGCCGGGTGGACCCGGCCGAGGCCCGGCCGGGGGACGTGGTGGTGCTGCGGGTGCTGAGCCTGCCCCTGCACACCGGGGTGCTCGTGGCCCCGCCGGCGTTTCTGCACGTAATGGAGGGCGTGGACAGCGTGATCGACCGGCTCGACCGGGCCCACTGGGCCCGCAGGATCGTGGGAGTGTACCGGCATGCCGCGCTCGCCTGA
- a CDS encoding phage tail tape measure C-terminal domain-containing protein has product MADARLNVKFTVRDEGAPVIERVRRNFRRMADDGARAGKDVSSAWKTALGVFAGMGALNLASSAIRGLAGAVRDFVGETLELAEIQETAEGRMEAVLRATGGAVGYTADQLKRMAAEFQDALGMGDEEILRLQAVMLTFRNVTGDTFREAIELTADMAFVMGTDARSAAIQLGKALNDPIQGVSALRRVGVSFTEQQKEQIRALQESGDLIGAQRIILAELRQEFGGVSRAMDGTWKRAATNLANAWGDLKEEIGKLVTENRGTIEFLNDLTDAIKKLGKAVDEFRHPDLVGQELTMLRWQLDMATTPEMREAIQRRIDVLTAAERAAEVPADPWLEAWKRRKALPPEVNTIIQESAKSHAQAYWEAYARAMAQLRESAPAVQAPSLPSSGFADLRRLDEMLNGRRALPGVYGAGETSGLAFLRQWDEAFEEQAREIAALTDNATTNPLRRLKEVTEQDQRVIDEITEHVRKNAKLRAEAEKTWLTGARDGLREYADDALKTYDEVAQAVQGAFAAMEDALVRFVRSGKLSFREFADAVIEDLARIAIRAQITGPLAQIVGGWFGATGASPAPAPATASPAGPSIGGSGWWNNTSAPRLAPRVAAGAAGAGPVQVTVINQSGVPVDVRERPGSMGREVEIWIGRTVAGDIDRGGDVAQAIQRVFGLTRRGY; this is encoded by the coding sequence ATGGCTGACGCCAGGCTCAACGTCAAGTTCACGGTCCGCGACGAAGGCGCCCCCGTCATCGAACGGGTGCGGCGCAACTTCCGCCGAATGGCCGATGACGGGGCCCGGGCCGGCAAAGACGTCTCCTCGGCATGGAAGACGGCCCTGGGGGTGTTCGCCGGGATGGGGGCCCTCAACCTGGCCTCGTCGGCTATACGCGGGCTGGCCGGCGCCGTGCGCGACTTCGTCGGCGAGACCCTGGAGCTCGCGGAGATCCAGGAGACGGCCGAGGGGCGCATGGAGGCGGTCCTCAGGGCTACCGGCGGGGCCGTGGGCTACACCGCCGACCAGCTCAAGCGGATGGCGGCCGAGTTCCAGGACGCCCTCGGAATGGGGGACGAGGAGATCCTGCGCCTCCAGGCCGTGATGCTCACGTTCCGCAACGTCACCGGGGACACCTTCCGTGAGGCCATCGAACTTACCGCCGACATGGCCTTCGTCATGGGCACCGACGCCCGCTCCGCCGCCATCCAGCTCGGCAAGGCCCTGAACGACCCGATCCAGGGCGTCTCCGCGCTTCGGCGTGTGGGCGTGTCGTTCACGGAGCAGCAGAAGGAGCAGATCCGCGCCCTGCAGGAGTCCGGTGACCTCATAGGGGCGCAGCGGATCATCCTGGCGGAGCTCCGGCAGGAGTTCGGTGGGGTCAGCCGGGCCATGGACGGCACCTGGAAGCGCGCCGCCACGAACCTGGCAAATGCGTGGGGGGACCTGAAGGAAGAGATCGGGAAGCTCGTAACCGAGAACCGAGGCACGATCGAGTTCCTGAACGATCTGACAGACGCGATCAAGAAGCTTGGCAAGGCCGTGGACGAGTTCCGGCACCCCGACTTGGTGGGCCAGGAGCTCACAATGCTGCGCTGGCAGCTCGACATGGCCACCACGCCGGAGATGCGCGAGGCCATCCAGCGGCGAATCGATGTGCTTACGGCCGCGGAACGGGCGGCTGAGGTGCCGGCGGACCCGTGGCTGGAGGCATGGAAGCGCCGGAAGGCCCTGCCGCCGGAAGTCAATACGATCATCCAGGAATCGGCCAAGTCGCACGCCCAGGCTTACTGGGAAGCATACGCCCGGGCCATGGCCCAACTGCGTGAGTCTGCGCCTGCGGTGCAAGCCCCCAGCCTCCCTAGCAGCGGATTTGCCGACCTGCGCCGCTTGGATGAGATGCTCAACGGTCGTCGCGCCCTGCCTGGTGTGTACGGTGCTGGAGAGACCTCGGGGTTGGCCTTCCTGCGGCAATGGGACGAGGCGTTCGAAGAGCAGGCCCGGGAAATCGCAGCCCTCACCGACAATGCCACCACGAACCCGCTGCGGCGGCTCAAAGAGGTCACCGAGCAAGACCAGCGGGTGATCGACGAGATCACCGAGCACGTGAGGAAGAACGCGAAGCTCCGCGCCGAGGCGGAGAAGACGTGGCTCACCGGGGCCCGGGACGGGCTGCGGGAGTATGCGGACGATGCCCTCAAGACCTACGACGAGGTCGCCCAGGCCGTTCAGGGGGCGTTCGCGGCCATGGAGGACGCCCTGGTGCGGTTCGTGCGGAGCGGGAAGCTCTCGTTCCGCGAGTTTGCCGACGCGGTGATCGAGGACCTGGCGCGCATCGCAATCCGGGCGCAGATCACGGGGCCGCTGGCCCAGATCGTGGGCGGTTGGTTCGGCGCCACCGGGGCCTCGCCGGCTCCGGCCCCGGCGACGGCATCCCCCGCCGGCCCCTCCATTGGGGGCTCCGGCTGGTGGAACAATACGTCGGCGCCGCGGCTCGCGCCCCGGGTGGCTGCCGGGGCGGCAGGCGCCGGGCCGGTGCAGGTGACGGTGATCAACCAGTCCGGTGTGCCCGTGGACGTGCGCGAGCGGCCCGGCTCGATGGGCCGTGAGGTGGAGATCTGGATCGGCCGCACCGTGGCCGGCGACATCGACCGGGGCGGCGATGTGGCCCAGGCGATCCAGCGGGTGTTCGGCCTGACGCGCAGGGGGTACTGA
- the rtcA gene encoding RNA 3'-terminal phosphate cyclase, translating into MTRAEAVPIDGSYGEGGGQVLRTSLALSLLTRRPVVLRNIRARRPKPGLAPQHLTAVWAAAEVGRARVEGDVRGSKELRFEPSGLFPGSYRWDIGTAGATSLVLHTVALPLAVAEVTSDVRLTGGTHVPWSPPFEHLERVWAPALASVGFPVRVELRRAGFYPRGGGEICARLGPAAERRALVLGERGEVRAVRALVGTARLPQHVSCRAAERVRERLRAQGFEPQTEERRVDAPSPGAYVFLEAETESGPLGVSALGERGKPAEAMADEAVDELLAILDSGASVDPHLADQLLLPLALVPEESVFRTARVTRHLLTNAWGIRRFLPGVEIEIDAPEGAPGRVRVRGVEPR; encoded by the coding sequence ATGACACGGGCGGAAGCGGTACCCATCGACGGATCCTACGGGGAAGGCGGGGGCCAGGTGCTCCGCACCTCCCTGGCGCTCTCCCTGCTCACCCGGCGGCCGGTGGTGCTGCGGAACATCCGCGCCCGCCGCCCCAAGCCGGGGCTCGCCCCCCAGCATCTCACCGCGGTGTGGGCCGCGGCCGAGGTCGGCCGGGCCCGGGTCGAAGGCGACGTACGGGGGTCGAAAGAGCTCCGGTTCGAACCCTCCGGCCTGTTTCCCGGGTCGTACCGGTGGGACATCGGCACGGCCGGTGCCACCTCGCTCGTGCTCCACACCGTGGCCCTGCCCCTGGCGGTGGCCGAGGTGACATCGGACGTGCGATTAACGGGCGGCACCCACGTGCCCTGGAGCCCGCCGTTCGAGCACCTCGAACGGGTCTGGGCGCCCGCGCTCGCCTCGGTGGGCTTTCCCGTACGGGTGGAGCTGCGACGGGCGGGGTTCTACCCGAGGGGTGGGGGAGAGATCTGCGCCCGCCTGGGCCCGGCCGCGGAGCGGAGGGCTTTGGTCCTGGGGGAGAGGGGCGAGGTGCGGGCCGTCCGGGCCCTCGTGGGCACGGCGCGGCTTCCGCAGCACGTCTCCTGCCGCGCGGCCGAACGGGTGCGGGAGCGCCTCCGGGCCCAGGGGTTCGAGCCCCAGACCGAGGAGCGGCGGGTGGATGCCCCCAGCCCGGGGGCCTACGTGTTCCTGGAGGCCGAGACCGAATCCGGGCCGCTGGGCGTCTCGGCCCTGGGCGAGCGGGGCAAGCCGGCCGAGGCCATGGCCGACGAAGCCGTGGACGAACTCCTGGCGATCCTGGACTCAGGGGCGTCCGTGGACCCCCACCTGGCCGACCAACTCCTGCTGCCTTTGGCCCTCGTGCCGGAGGAATCCGTGTTCCGCACCGCCCGGGTCACCCGGCATCTCCTCACCAACGCCTGGGGGATCCGCCGGTTCCTCCCGGGGGTGGAGATCGAGATCGACGCGCCGGAGGGAGCGCCCGGCCGGGTGCGGGTGCGGGGAGTCGAGCCGCGATGA
- a CDS encoding arylesterase has product MRGPPRHRAGTALLLGILAALWSCSRDEPRLSPLAPDDTVVALGDSLTAGTGAPAGESYPEVLGRLLGRPVLNAGRPGETTTEGLRRLSSVLEAHHPRLVILCEGGNDFLRGTPPKVVVANLRRMIQTVREFGAELVLVAVPRPGLLVPVPDLYEDLGEEFGIPVEAEVLREVLTAPALKSDPIHPNARGYRRIAEALASLLRRAGAVD; this is encoded by the coding sequence ATGAGGGGACCGCCCCGCCACCGAGCCGGCACCGCCCTGCTGCTCGGGATCCTCGCAGCTCTGTGGTCGTGCTCGCGGGACGAGCCCCGGCTCTCGCCCCTCGCCCCCGACGACACGGTGGTCGCCCTCGGCGACAGCCTCACGGCCGGAACCGGTGCTCCGGCCGGCGAGAGCTATCCCGAGGTGCTCGGTCGGCTCCTCGGGCGGCCGGTGTTGAACGCGGGGCGGCCCGGCGAGACCACGACCGAAGGGCTCCGCCGCCTTTCGAGCGTCCTCGAGGCCCACCACCCGCGGCTCGTGATCCTGTGCGAGGGAGGGAACGACTTCCTGCGAGGGACGCCGCCCAAAGTCGTGGTGGCCAACCTGCGGCGAATGATCCAGACCGTTCGGGAGTTCGGGGCAGAGCTCGTGCTCGTGGCCGTGCCCCGGCCGGGTCTTCTGGTTCCGGTGCCGGATCTCTACGAGGATCTGGGCGAAGAGTTCGGGATCCCCGTCGAAGCCGAGGTGCTGCGAGAGGTACTGACCGCCCCGGCACTGAAGAGCGACCCGATTCACCCCAATGCTCGAGGGTACCGGCGCATCGCAGAGGCACTGGCCTCCCTGCTCCGCCGGGCCGGTGCAGTGGACTGA
- a CDS encoding host specificity factor TipJ family phage tail protein, producing MPRSPDGPRLVVAPHPCTFERFDRLVPEGWTVARALEELGLAEAPTVHVHVDGEPVPRERWAETTLKHGQLVTVRVVPQGGGDGRKVANTVLTLAVIAVAAATGTWVAGLAGGGVLGAAAGAVTTAAVGYAGMLGVNALAPLPRAGVSGGRPGAPERLPSLLGGRNALRRYEPIPRIYGRRRIYPAHGALPYTEIVGSDQYLVQAFCLGYGPLQITDLKIGDTPIDQFQGVEYEILQGYDTDPALTLYTADVYEEAPGVTLTEGAAATVRTTQAGAEEISLDITFPAGLIWYEDNGDKHSIQATFQIEYAAAGSGQWQTPTFLRKTDGLTEPAAGQIAIEATRAETLRLGVSFRPPSPGQYDVRVQFVSASRHSTSDDQAIGVDVAGTEPVWTALRSIKAVNPVQKPGLAWVALRIKATDQLQGIVDRFNCVVTSILPVWDGVQWTEQATRNPAWAYCDVLRGKANRRPVADSRLDLAALKSWADLCDQKGWSLDAEIEQDTTVWQLLHDICAVGRAAFVMRDGKYSVAPDVEQTTPVQHFSPRNSWGWRTTRAFPDPPHALRVRFIDSTTWQQAERVVYADGYDETTASVYDEIELWGVTDADQAWSMGRYFLAVGKLRPETHELWVDVEHLVCQVGDLVRVTHDVPLWGVMAARIKAVTTDGQGQVTSVTLDELVPMEAGKTYAARVRLEDLTSVVQTMQTVAGETDTLTFTAPVSGPKVGDLVLFGESGTESVECLVKAIEPGPELTARLTLVEHAPAVYQADQGTIPPWDPKITHPADVTQTAPAAPQVIAAQAEAHVHDRTTGQLDPRIVVTVAPPGGYSDPVTHLEAQYRLAPPGETPGPWLAAGMTPAGSGMAVVSPVTAGATYEVRVRWVTRLGQTSAWTQTSTLTVQKDLTPPATPTGLAGSFADTVVWTWDPAPEADFSHFEVSLDGGTTWTRVDATRYEIAAPTGRSYTLQVRAVDRTGNASPAASSAVSLTTPAAPSTGYLKTQVRDNVLQVWVDSAFPESPGHRGFTFEWRKVGDATWTAIDGAVATIVVPLTDFSGDTQDVEIRYAEVDVLGQGTMSSSVTVTLTRPSYDDLIQVPPLAQSLWVPSDGELFAFAKNVTGSKGTAPL from the coding sequence ATGCCGCGCTCGCCTGACGGCCCCCGCCTGGTCGTTGCGCCGCACCCGTGCACATTCGAGCGGTTCGACCGGCTCGTGCCCGAGGGCTGGACCGTGGCCCGGGCCCTGGAAGAGCTCGGCCTGGCCGAGGCCCCGACCGTGCACGTGCACGTGGACGGCGAGCCGGTGCCCCGGGAGCGGTGGGCCGAGACGACGCTCAAGCACGGCCAGCTCGTGACGGTGCGGGTGGTGCCCCAGGGCGGGGGCGACGGCCGCAAGGTGGCCAACACGGTGCTCACCCTGGCCGTGATCGCGGTTGCTGCGGCCACCGGTACATGGGTAGCGGGGCTCGCTGGCGGCGGAGTCCTCGGGGCGGCCGCCGGCGCTGTGACCACCGCCGCGGTGGGCTACGCCGGCATGTTGGGCGTCAACGCCCTCGCGCCCCTGCCGCGGGCCGGGGTTTCGGGCGGTCGGCCCGGGGCGCCCGAGCGGCTGCCCTCGCTCCTCGGCGGCCGAAACGCCCTGCGGCGCTACGAGCCCATCCCCAGGATCTACGGCCGGCGGCGGATCTACCCGGCCCACGGCGCGCTGCCGTACACCGAGATCGTGGGCTCCGATCAGTACCTGGTGCAGGCGTTCTGCCTGGGCTACGGGCCGCTGCAGATCACCGACCTCAAGATCGGCGACACGCCCATCGACCAGTTCCAGGGCGTGGAGTACGAGATCCTCCAGGGCTACGACACCGACCCGGCGCTCACCCTGTACACGGCCGACGTGTACGAGGAGGCCCCCGGCGTCACCCTGACCGAGGGGGCGGCCGCCACCGTGCGCACCACCCAGGCCGGGGCCGAGGAGATCTCGCTCGACATCACCTTCCCTGCCGGGCTCATCTGGTACGAGGACAACGGCGACAAGCACTCGATCCAGGCCACGTTCCAGATCGAGTACGCCGCGGCAGGCTCCGGCCAGTGGCAGACGCCCACCTTCCTTCGGAAGACCGACGGCCTCACCGAGCCGGCAGCCGGCCAGATCGCGATCGAGGCCACCCGGGCCGAGACGCTGCGCCTCGGCGTGAGCTTCCGGCCGCCCTCGCCCGGGCAGTACGACGTGCGGGTGCAGTTCGTCTCGGCGTCGAGGCACTCGACCTCCGACGACCAGGCCATCGGGGTGGACGTGGCGGGCACCGAGCCCGTGTGGACGGCGCTTCGGTCGATCAAGGCGGTGAATCCGGTGCAGAAGCCGGGCCTGGCCTGGGTGGCCCTGCGGATCAAGGCCACCGACCAGCTCCAGGGCATCGTGGACCGGTTCAACTGCGTGGTGACCTCGATCCTGCCCGTGTGGGACGGCGTGCAGTGGACCGAGCAGGCCACCCGCAACCCGGCCTGGGCGTACTGCGACGTGCTGCGGGGCAAGGCCAACCGCCGGCCGGTGGCGGACAGCCGGCTCGACCTGGCGGCCCTGAAGAGCTGGGCCGACTTGTGCGACCAGAAGGGCTGGTCCCTGGACGCCGAGATCGAGCAGGACACCACGGTCTGGCAGCTCCTGCACGACATCTGCGCCGTGGGCCGAGCCGCGTTCGTGATGCGCGACGGCAAGTACTCGGTGGCCCCCGACGTCGAGCAAACCACGCCCGTGCAGCACTTCAGCCCCCGGAACTCGTGGGGCTGGCGCACGACCCGGGCGTTCCCCGACCCGCCCCATGCCCTGCGGGTGCGGTTCATCGACTCGACCACCTGGCAGCAGGCCGAACGGGTGGTGTACGCCGACGGCTACGACGAGACCACGGCCTCGGTCTACGACGAGATCGAGCTGTGGGGCGTGACCGACGCGGACCAGGCGTGGTCGATGGGCCGGTACTTCCTGGCCGTGGGGAAGCTCCGGCCCGAGACGCACGAGCTGTGGGTGGACGTGGAGCACCTGGTGTGCCAGGTGGGGGACCTGGTGCGGGTGACCCACGACGTGCCCCTGTGGGGGGTGATGGCGGCGCGCATCAAGGCCGTGACCACCGACGGGCAGGGCCAGGTGACGTCGGTCACGCTCGACGAGCTCGTGCCCATGGAGGCCGGCAAGACCTACGCCGCACGGGTGCGACTGGAGGACCTGACGAGCGTGGTCCAGACCATGCAGACCGTGGCCGGCGAGACCGACACGCTCACCTTCACCGCGCCGGTGAGCGGGCCCAAGGTGGGGGACCTCGTGCTTTTCGGCGAGTCGGGCACCGAGAGCGTCGAGTGCCTGGTGAAGGCCATCGAGCCGGGCCCCGAGCTCACGGCCCGGCTCACCCTGGTCGAGCACGCCCCGGCCGTGTACCAGGCCGACCAGGGCACGATCCCGCCCTGGGACCCCAAAATCACCCACCCGGCCGACGTAACCCAGACGGCACCTGCGGCGCCCCAGGTGATCGCTGCGCAGGCCGAGGCCCACGTGCACGACCGCACCACGGGCCAGCTCGACCCGCGCATCGTGGTCACCGTGGCGCCGCCCGGGGGGTACTCCGACCCGGTGACCCACCTGGAGGCCCAGTACCGCCTGGCGCCGCCGGGCGAGACCCCCGGGCCGTGGCTCGCGGCCGGCATGACCCCGGCGGGCTCCGGCATGGCCGTGGTCAGCCCGGTCACTGCCGGAGCCACCTACGAGGTGCGCGTGCGGTGGGTCACCCGGCTGGGCCAGACGTCGGCGTGGACCCAGACCTCCACCCTCACGGTGCAGAAGGACCTGACGCCCCCCGCCACGCCCACGGGCCTCGCCGGCAGTTTCGCCGACACCGTGGTCTGGACCTGGGATCCGGCGCCAGAGGCCGACTTCTCCCACTTCGAGGTCAGCCTCGACGGCGGCACCACCTGGACCCGCGTCGACGCCACCCGGTACGAGATCGCCGCGCCCACGGGCCGGTCCTACACGCTCCAGGTGCGTGCCGTGGACCGCACGGGCAACGCGAGCCCGGCCGCGAGCTCCGCGGTGAGCCTCACCACCCCGGCAGCCCCGAGCACGGGCTACCTCAAGACCCAGGTGCGCGACAACGTGCTCCAGGTGTGGGTGGACTCCGCCTTCCCCGAGTCGCCGGGGCACAGGGGGTTCACGTTCGAGTGGCGGAAGGTCGGAGACGCCACATGGACCGCCATCGACGGCGCCGTGGCCACCATCGTCGTGCCTCTCACGGATTTCTCCGGCGACACCCAGGACGTGGAGATCCGCTACGCCGAGGTGGACGTGCTGGGCCAGGGCACTATGAGCTCGTCCGTCACGGTCACGCTCACCCGGCCGAGCTACGACGACCTGATCCAGGTGCCCCCGCTGGCCCAGAGCCTGTGGGTGCCGAGTGACGGGGAACTGTTCGCGTTCGCCAAGAACGTGACCGGCAGCAAAGGGACGGCGCCGCTATGA
- a CDS encoding DUF1858 domain-containing protein has product MDRYTKGFVIASVIYLALASGLGLWMGMGDAPGWARFGHVHFNLLGFMAMMVYGVGYFVLPRFNARELRWPGWVGLHFWISNVGLVGMVAAYPAESPAAFGLFSGLSVLGVVLFAVNIAATLLAPAPQEAAPQGSSPAEPPAPEIGPDTRVGEILSRWPEAAEVFVRHGFQGLADPEHREQVKGLPITVAMACQRHGVDVATLLVELRRVVGAAPASAGPAVGPEDVIGDVLARYPSTEAVFRTYYGSGCFSCPGQKTETIRQSALIHNVDLDRLLEDLNRSV; this is encoded by the coding sequence ATGGATCGATACACGAAGGGCTTTGTCATCGCGTCGGTGATCTATCTCGCTTTGGCATCCGGGCTGGGGCTCTGGATGGGCATGGGGGACGCTCCGGGCTGGGCCCGGTTCGGCCACGTGCACTTCAACCTGCTCGGGTTCATGGCCATGATGGTCTACGGGGTGGGGTACTTCGTGCTGCCCCGGTTCAACGCCCGGGAGCTCCGGTGGCCCGGGTGGGTGGGCCTCCACTTCTGGATCTCCAACGTGGGGCTGGTGGGGATGGTGGCCGCGTACCCGGCCGAGTCGCCGGCGGCGTTCGGGCTGTTCTCAGGGTTGAGCGTGCTGGGGGTGGTGTTGTTCGCGGTGAACATAGCGGCGACCCTTCTGGCACCGGCACCCCAGGAGGCGGCGCCCCAGGGATCCTCGCCGGCCGAGCCCCCGGCCCCTGAGATCGGGCCCGACACCCGGGTGGGGGAGATCCTTTCCCGGTGGCCGGAGGCGGCCGAGGTGTTCGTACGGCACGGGTTCCAGGGCCTGGCCGATCCCGAGCACCGGGAGCAGGTGAAGGGGCTGCCCATCACCGTGGCCATGGCGTGCCAGCGCCACGGGGTGGACGTGGCCACCCTGCTGGTCGAGTTGCGCCGGGTCGTGGGGGCGGCCCCGGCATCCGCCGGCCCGGCCGTGGGCCCGGAGGACGTGATCGGAGACGTGCTGGCCCGGTACCCGTCCACCGAGGCCGTGTTCCGAACGTACTACGGCTCCGGGTGCTTCTCGTGCCCCGGCCAGAAGACCGAGACCATCCGTCAGAGCGCCCTGATCCACAACGTGGACCTGGACCGGCTGCTCGAGGATCTGAACCGGTCGGTGTGA
- a CDS encoding LamG domain-containing protein, with protein sequence MAVEEGTTNLLADVGVDPDFELDSNNDGLVDGWYTWVGGGGDASRVHSYSLVDGVDKGQAQRIDITATSNSNYTFLDRNTGGAGGGKEAVSPSTNYSASAYLRANHDYCELRIDEYDSSSAWLKSNAAPAIPSDGGWHRSELTITTTASTAYIRVFVKCGNAAGHWVEVDKIQLEQKSFATSFVDGTRGDGVLEYPLPSPFTQPDWTLAFWCQINAIGNVDNSTGIFCVGQYSSPVSKDQLNLYRRTDTGKAQLRYASGADAVIVNAYSGPTVIDTGSWHFYCVTQNWASRATDLYIDGVQQFTLDISSFTVVPSYQGVVYGLRLPHYYSPYVLSNLYSNMLILPAYTDASVVQEWYDLRKPFFDPAPRIVVPRPSGVSLSVA encoded by the coding sequence GTGGCTGTGGAGGAGGGAACGACGAATCTCTTGGCTGATGTTGGCGTGGATCCGGATTTCGAACTGGACAGCAATAATGATGGCTTGGTTGATGGCTGGTACACATGGGTTGGTGGCGGCGGTGACGCCTCTCGTGTACATTCGTATAGTCTGGTTGATGGTGTTGACAAAGGACAAGCTCAACGGATTGATATTACAGCTACGAGCAACAGCAACTATACGTTTCTTGACAGGAACACAGGAGGTGCTGGTGGAGGCAAGGAAGCGGTATCGCCATCCACTAACTATAGCGCGTCAGCGTACCTAAGAGCAAACCATGATTATTGTGAGCTTAGGATTGACGAGTATGATAGCAGTTCTGCGTGGCTAAAGTCTAATGCAGCACCCGCTATTCCATCTGATGGGGGGTGGCATCGGTCAGAATTGACCATAACCACGACAGCTTCTACAGCCTATATAAGGGTATTTGTCAAGTGCGGCAACGCTGCCGGGCACTGGGTTGAAGTAGACAAAATCCAACTCGAACAAAAATCTTTCGCCACCTCGTTCGTGGATGGGACGCGGGGGGATGGCGTACTGGAATATCCATTGCCTTCTCCATTTACTCAACCGGACTGGACGCTTGCGTTTTGGTGTCAGATCAACGCCATCGGCAATGTTGATAACAGCACAGGCATCTTTTGTGTCGGTCAATACTCGTCGCCTGTGAGTAAGGACCAGTTGAATCTCTATCGCAGGACCGATACAGGCAAGGCGCAACTTCGATACGCCAGTGGAGCCGATGCCGTCATTGTCAATGCTTATTCTGGTCCGACGGTCATTGACACAGGCTCTTGGCATTTTTATTGCGTCACGCAGAACTGGGCCTCTAGGGCTACGGATTTGTATATTGATGGGGTCCAGCAGTTTACGCTTGATATTTCCTCTTTCACTGTGGTGCCGTCCTACCAGGGCGTCGTATATGGGCTGCGCTTGCCACACTACTATTCGCCATACGTACTGTCGAACCTCTATTCCAACATGCTCATATTGCCTGCTTATACAGATGCCAGCGTAGTTCAAGAGTGGTACGACCTCCGCAAGCCCTTCTTCGACCCCGCCCCCCGCATCGTCGTACCACGCCCGAGTGGTGTGAGCCTGAGCGTGGCCTAG